A section of the Solea solea chromosome 17, fSolSol10.1, whole genome shotgun sequence genome encodes:
- the LOC131443540 gene encoding zinc finger protein 391-like isoform X1, translating to MSSLRCLRELISERLTAAAEEIFTHVENIIVEYKEEVDRQRKLLEIVSKPRVRLQRIEPPRQHVYNEEEVLTEQQLWNEEWNFSLDQEEPESLQIKEEMEEICTSQEQEQLKLKEEADNFMLSPDYQENDHMEPEPDTDHQLLSPVAESQDQTVHMRKNTEPPQQHVYNEEEVLTEQQLWNEEWNSSLDQEEPESLQIKEEVEEICTSQEQEQLKLKEEADNFMLIPDYQENDHMEPEPDTDHQLLSPVAESQDQTVDMRTNTELPQQFICKEEDVLTEQQLCNQESNSSLDQEEPEPLQIKEEEEEICTTQEQEQLVKEEIDTFIVSFDDEEGDHMEPEPDTDHQLLSPVAESQDPTGDKPEDLGSMTMMSQNNEQTDHMSNTDSNTNTGQVKSKKCDTCGRMFLYLSQLTIHQRIHTGEKPYLCKMCRKAFMTISALRRHMKTHTHERPHPCEICGKTFTRSSARNNHMRTHTGERPYSCETCGKGFSDISSLNKHLRLHTGEKPYACETCGKCFVSSGDLRIHVRTHTGEKPYSCQICGKCFMGNGDLKVHIRTHTGEKPYCCGTCEKRFNNSSALKKHTRVHTGERPYSCEVCGKNFVRSCVLKVHMRLHTGEKPYSCLICGKGFVSSSPLKIHIRTHTGEKPFSCNTCGKRFHKSSSMKSHLRVHTG from the exons ATGTCTTCGCTTCGGTGTTTGAGAGAGTTGATTAGCGAGCGACTAACTGCTGCCGCTGAAGAGATATTCACACACGTAGAGAATATAATTGTCGAGTACAAGGAAGAGGTGGATCGTCAGCGAAAACTGTTGGAGATCGTTAGTAAACCTCGAGTGAGGTTACAGCGGATAG AGCCTCCACGGCAGCACGTCTATAATGAGGAGgaggttctcactgagcagcagctctggaacGAGGAGTGGAACTTcagtctggaccaagaggaACCTGAGTCTCTACAGATTAaagaggaaatggaggaaatctgcaccagtcaggagcaggagcagcttaAACTGAAGGAGGAGGCTGATAACTTTATGTTGAGTCCTGATTATCAAGAAAATGATCAcatggaaccagaaccagacactgaccaccagctcctctctcctgtAGCTGAGAGTCAAGATCAGACAGTCCACATGAGAAAAAATACAG AGCCTCCACAGCAGCACGTCTATAATGAGGAGgaggttctcactgagcagcagctctggaacGAGGAGTGGaactccagtctggaccaagaggaACCCGAGTCTCTACAGATtaaagaggaagtggaggaaatctgcaccagtcaggagcaggagcagcttaAACTGAAGGAGGAGGCTGATAACTTTATGTTGATTCCTGATTATCAAGAAAATGATCAcatggaaccagaaccagacactgaccaccagctcctctctcctgtAGCTGAGAGTCAAGATCAGACAGTCGACATGAGAACAAATACAG AGCTTCCACAGCAGTTCATCTGTAAGGAGGAGGATgttctcactgagcagcagctctgtaaccAGGAGAGCAACTCCAGTCTTgaccaagaggaaccagagcctctacagattaaagaggaagaggaggaaatctgCACCActcaggagcaggagcagcttgTAAAGGAGGAGATTGATACCTTCATAGTGAGTTTTGATGATGAGGAAGGTGATCAcatggaaccagaaccagacactgaccaccagctcctctctcctgtAGCTGAGAGTCAAGATCCGACTGGAGACAAACCTGAGGACTTGGGATCCATGACAATGATGAGTCAGAATAATGAACAAACTGATCACATGTCAAACACAGATTCTAACACTAACACAGGTCAAGTCAAGTCCAAAAAATGTGACACGTGCGGAAGAATGTTTTTATATCTGAGCCAGTTAACGATACACCAGAGGATCCACACAGGAGAGAAGCCATATTTATGCAAAATGTGTAGGAAAGCTTTTATGACCATTTCTGCGTTGAGACGGCAtatgaaaactcacacacacgagAGGCCACACCCCTGCGAAATATGTGGGAAAACCTTTACACGTAGCAGCGCCCGGAATAACCACATGAGAACCCACACAGGTGAAAGGCCGTATTCATGTGAAACCTGCGGCAAAGGATTTAGTGACATTTCATCGCTCAATAAGCATTTGAGATTGCACACAGGCGAAAAGCCGTATGCTTGTGAGACATGTGGGAAATGCTTTGTATCCAGCGGCGATTTGAGAATCCATGTCAGAACGCACACGGGCGAGAAGCCATATTCATGTCAAATATGTGGCAAGTGTTTCATGGGCAACGGTGATCTGAAAGTCCACATCAGAACGCACACGGGAGAGAAACCGTACTGTTGCGGCACCTGCGAGAAAAGATTTAATAACTCGTCAGCTTTAAAGAAGCATACGAGAGTGCACACGGGAGAAAGGCCCTATTCCTGCGAAGTTTGTGGGAAGAACTTTGTGCGCAGTTGTGTCCTAAAAGTTCACATGAGACTtcacacgggagagaaaccGTATTCTTGCTTGATATGTGGGAAAGGTTTTGTGAGCAGTAGTCCCTTGAAGATTCACATAAGAACTCACACGGGTGAGAAGCCTTTTTCCTGCAACACCTGTGGGAAGAGATTCCACAAGTCATCTAGTATGAAAAGTCATCTCCGAGTTCACACAGGTTAA
- the LOC131443567 gene encoding fatty acid-binding protein, brain yields MVDAFCATWKLVDSENFDDYMKALGVGFATRQVGNVTKPTVVISQDGDKVTLRTQSTFKNTEISFKLGEEFDEATADDRNCKSTVSLDGDKLVHVQKWDGKETKFVREIKDGKMVMDLTFEDIHAVRTYEKA; encoded by the exons ATGGTTGACGCCTTCTGTGCCACTTGGAAACTGGTTGACAGTGAGAACTTTGATGATTATATGAAAGCACTGG gcGTGGGCTTTGCCACCCGTCAGGTCGGTAACGTGACCAAACCGACCGTCGTCATCAGCCAGGATGGGGACAAGGTGACGCTCCGCACCCAGAGCACCTTCAAGAACACGGAGATCTCCTTCAAACTGGGAGAGGAGTTTGACGAGGCCACCGCCGACGACAGGAACTGCAAG TCCACCGTGTCTCTGGATGGAGACAAACTGGTCCATGTCCAGAAGTGGGATGGCAAAGAAACCAAGTTTGTCCGAGAAATCAAGGACGGCAAGATGGTCATG GATCTGACCTTTGAAGACATCCACGCAGTCCGCACCTACGAGAAGGCATGA
- the LOC131443540 gene encoding zinc finger protein 391-like isoform X2: MSSLQYLRELISERLTAAAEEIFTHVENIIVEYKEEVDRQRKLLEIVSKPRVRLQRIEPPQQHVYNEEEVLTEQQLWNEEWNSSLDQEEPESLQIKEEVEEICTSQEQEQLKLKEEADNFMLIPDYQENDHMEPEPDTDHQLLSPVAESQDQTVDMRTNTELPQQFICKEEDVLTEQQLCNQESNSSLDQEEPEPLQIKEEEEEICTTQEQEQLVKEEIDTFIVSFDDEEGDHMEPEPDTDHQLLSPVAESQDPTGDKPEDLGSMTMMSQNNEQTDHMSNTDSNTNTGQVKSKKCDTCGRMFLYLSQLTIHQRIHTGEKPYLCKMCRKAFMTISALRRHMKTHTHERPHPCEICGKTFTRSSARNNHMRTHTGERPYSCETCGKGFSDISSLNKHLRLHTGEKPYACETCGKCFVSSGDLRIHVRTHTGEKPYSCQICGKCFMGNGDLKVHIRTHTGEKPYCCGTCEKRFNNSSALKKHTRVHTGERPYSCEVCGKNFVRSCVLKVHMRLHTGEKPYSCLICGKGFVSSSPLKIHIRTHTGEKPFSCNTCGKRFHKSSSMKSHLRVHTG; encoded by the exons ATGTCTTCGCTTCAGTATTTGAGAGAGTTGATTAGCGAGCGACTAACTGCTGCCGCTGAAGAGATATTCACACACGTAGAGAATATAATCGTCGAGTACAAGGAAGAGGTGGATCGTCAGCGAAAACTGTTGGAGATCGTTAGTAAACCTCGAGTGAGGTTACAGCGGATAG AGCCTCCACAGCAGCACGTCTATAATGAGGAGgaggttctcactgagcagcagctctggaacGAGGAGTGGaactccagtctggaccaagaggaACCCGAGTCTCTACAGATtaaagaggaagtggaggaaatctgcaccagtcaggagcaggagcagcttaAACTGAAGGAGGAGGCTGATAACTTTATGTTGATTCCTGATTATCAAGAAAATGATCAcatggaaccagaaccagacactgaccaccagctcctctctcctgtAGCTGAGAGTCAAGATCAGACAGTCGACATGAGAACAAATACAG AGCTTCCACAGCAGTTCATCTGTAAGGAGGAGGATgttctcactgagcagcagctctgtaaccAGGAGAGCAACTCCAGTCTTgaccaagaggaaccagagcctctacagattaaagaggaagaggaggaaatctgCACCActcaggagcaggagcagcttgTAAAGGAGGAGATTGATACCTTCATAGTGAGTTTTGATGATGAGGAAGGTGATCAcatggaaccagaaccagacactgaccaccagctcctctctcctgtAGCTGAGAGTCAAGATCCGACTGGAGACAAACCTGAGGACTTGGGATCCATGACAATGATGAGTCAGAATAATGAACAAACTGATCACATGTCAAACACAGATTCTAACACTAACACAGGTCAAGTCAAGTCCAAAAAATGTGACACGTGCGGAAGAATGTTTTTATATCTGAGCCAGTTAACGATACACCAGAGGATCCACACAGGAGAGAAGCCATATTTATGCAAAATGTGTAGGAAAGCTTTTATGACCATTTCTGCGTTGAGACGGCAtatgaaaactcacacacacgagAGGCCACACCCCTGCGAAATATGTGGGAAAACCTTTACACGTAGCAGCGCCCGGAATAACCACATGAGAACCCACACAGGTGAAAGGCCGTATTCATGTGAAACCTGCGGCAAAGGATTTAGTGACATTTCATCGCTCAATAAGCATTTGAGATTGCACACAGGCGAAAAGCCGTATGCTTGTGAGACATGTGGGAAATGCTTTGTATCCAGCGGCGATTTGAGAATCCATGTCAGAACGCACACGGGCGAGAAGCCATATTCATGTCAAATATGTGGCAAGTGTTTCATGGGCAACGGTGATCTGAAAGTCCACATCAGAACGCACACGGGAGAGAAACCGTACTGTTGCGGCACCTGCGAGAAAAGATTTAATAACTCGTCAGCTTTAAAGAAGCATACGAGAGTGCACACGGGAGAAAGGCCCTATTCCTGCGAAGTTTGTGGGAAGAACTTTGTGCGCAGTTGTGTCCTAAAAGTTCACATGAGACTtcacacgggagagaaaccGTATTCTTGCTTGATATGTGGGAAAGGTTTTGTGAGCAGTAGTCCCTTGAAGATTCACATAAGAACTCACACGGGTGAGAAGCCTTTTTCCTGCAACACCTGTGGGAAGAGATTCCACAAGTCATCTAGTATGAAAAGTCATCTCCGAGTTCACACAGGTTAA